A genomic region of Mustela erminea isolate mMusErm1 chromosome 12, mMusErm1.Pri, whole genome shotgun sequence contains the following coding sequences:
- the FAM214B gene encoding protein FAM214B isoform X3 produces MVAVTLPVQREWTRLQARRARHQSGRGNTHLGLRPLHRRPCPTKRRLLPAGEALDVSSEDEGPAPRRRRGTLGHPPAANSSDAKATPFWSHLLPGPKEPVLDPTDCSPMGRRLKGARRLKLSSLRSLRKGPGLLSPPSASLVPTPAVSRTLLGNFEESLLRGRFAPSGHIEGFTAEIGASGSYCPQHVTLPVTVTFFDVSEQNAPAPFLGVVDLNPLGRKGYSVPKVGTIQVTLFNPNQTVVKMFLVTFDFSDMPAAHMTFLRHRLFLVPVGEEGNASPTCRLLCYLLHLRFRSSRSGRLSLHGDIRLLFSRRSLELDTGLPYELQAVTESPHNPRYSPLP; encoded by the exons ATGGTGGCAGTCACCTTGCCAGTGCAGCGGGAATGGACCAGACTGCAAGCTAGGAGAGCAAGGCATCAGTCAGGAAGAGGGAACACACATCTAGGCTTAAGGCCTCTTCATCGGC GCCCCTGCCCCACCAAGCGAAGGCTGCTTCCTGCTGGAGAAGCCCTAGATGTCAGCTCTGAGGATGAGGGGCCAGCCCCTCGGAGGCGCCGGGGAACCCTGGGCCACCCTCCTGCTGCCAACAGTTCTGATGCCAAAGCCACACCCTTCTGGAGCCATCTGCTGCCTGGGCCCAAGGAGCCTGTGCTG GACCCAACAGACTGCAGTCCCATGGGGCGGAGGCTGAAAGGTGCCCGTCGCCTGAAGCT GAGCTCCCTTCGAAGCCTCCGGAAGGGGCCAGGCCTGCTGAGCCCCCCCAGTGCCTCCCTTGTTCCTACCCCTGCCGTCAGCCGTACCCTGCTGGGCAACTTTGAG GAATCATTGCTGCGAGGACGCTTTGCACCATCTGGCCACATTGAGGGCTTTACGGCAGAGATTGGAGCTAGTGGATCCTATTGCCCCCAGCATGTCACGCTGCCTGTCACTGTCACCTTCTTTGATGTTTCTGAGCAAAATGCCCCGGCCCCCTTCCTG GGTGTCGTGGACCTGAACCCCCTGGGGAGGAAGGGTTACAGCGTGCCCAAGGTGGGCACCATCCAAGTG ACCTTATTTAACCCCAACCAGACTGTGGTGAAGATGTTCCTTGTGACTTTTGACTTCTCGGACATGCCTGCTGCCCATATGACCTTCCTGCGCCATCGCCTCTTTTTGGTGCCTGTGGGTGAGGAGGGAAATGCTAGCCCCACCTGCCGCCTCCTCTGCTACTTGTTGCACCTCAG GTTCCGGAGCTCCCGCTCAGGCCGCTTAAGCCTGCATGGAGACATCCGCCTGCTTTTTTCACGCCGGAGCCTGGAACTGGACACAGGGCTCCCCTACGAACTGCAGGCAGTGACTGAGTCCCCTCACAACCCACGTTATTCACCTTTGCCCTGA
- the FAM214B gene encoding protein FAM214B isoform X2 — MRHVQAEPSPSSEPEAGPSQPAVRQGALQGGLLMGYSPAGGATSPGVYQVSIFSPPAGASEPHRALKRPAPPTEVPRELKRGPGLGAREGLPPEEPSTVRLLGPEGPGLGLGVTSQHFCHHGLCVVEQGSSSTSPWTSGAQSPLCSPSNASCNSLHTRDWASPDPGVQGSLGESPGPAPLGQLHTFDTDLHSLAQIGGKSPVAGVGNGGNPWPRESPGTANGHSPEHTPPGPGPPGPCPTKRRLLPAGEALDVSSEDEGPAPRRRRGTLGHPPAANSSDAKATPFWSHLLPGPKEPVLDPTDCSPMGRRLKGARRLKLSSLRSLRKGPGLLSPPSASLVPTPAVSRTLLGNFEESLLRGRFAPSGHIEGFTAEIGASGSYCPQHVTLPVTVTFFDVSEQNAPAPFLTLFNPNQTVVKMFLVTFDFSDMPAAHMTFLRHRLFLVPVGEEGNASPTCRLLCYLLHLRFRSSRSGRLSLHGDIRLLFSRRSLELDTGLPYELQAVTESPHNPRYSPLP, encoded by the exons ATGCGCCACGTGCAGGCGGAGCCGTCTCCATCCTCAGAACCAGAGGCTGGCCCTTCACAGCCTGCAGTCAGGCAGGGGGCTCTCCAGGGTGGCCTGCTCATGGGCTACAGCCCAGCAGGGGGGGCGACATCCCCCGGGGTCTACCAGGTATCCATCTTTTCCCCTCCAGCTGGTGCCTCTGAGCCTCATAGGGCCCTCAAACGGCCGGCCCCACCCACTGAGGTTCCCAGGGAGCTGAAGAGAGGTCCTGGGCTGGGGGCCAGAGAGGGACTACCCCCTGAAGAACCATCTACTGTGAGGCTACTAGGCCCAGAGGGACCGGGGCTGGGACTGGGTGTGACCAGCCAGCATTTCTGCCATCATGGCCTCTGTGTTGTGGAACAGGGAAGTAGCTCCACCTCACCTTGGACTTCAGGGGCCCAAAGTCCCCTCTGTTCCCCATCAAATGCTTCCTGCAACAGTTTGCACACCAGAGACTGGGCTTCCCCAGATCCAGGGGTACAGGGGTCCCTGGGGGAGTCTCCAGGGCCAGCCCCTCTGGGCCAGCTGCACACATTTGACACTGATTTGCACAGTCTTGCACAAATAGGGGGTAAGAGCCCAGTGGCTGGGGTGGGCAATGGGGGAAACCCCTGGCCTAGGGAGTCCCCTGGCACTGCCAATGGGCATAGTCCCGAGCACACACCCCCTGGCCCTGGACCTCCAGGCCCCTGCCCCACCAAGCGAAGGCTGCTTCCTGCTGGAGAAGCCCTAGATGTCAGCTCTGAGGATGAGGGGCCAGCCCCTCGGAGGCGCCGGGGAACCCTGGGCCACCCTCCTGCTGCCAACAGTTCTGATGCCAAAGCCACACCCTTCTGGAGCCATCTGCTGCCTGGGCCCAAGGAGCCTGTGCTG GACCCAACAGACTGCAGTCCCATGGGGCGGAGGCTGAAAGGTGCCCGTCGCCTGAAGCT GAGCTCCCTTCGAAGCCTCCGGAAGGGGCCAGGCCTGCTGAGCCCCCCCAGTGCCTCCCTTGTTCCTACCCCTGCCGTCAGCCGTACCCTGCTGGGCAACTTTGAG GAATCATTGCTGCGAGGACGCTTTGCACCATCTGGCCACATTGAGGGCTTTACGGCAGAGATTGGAGCTAGTGGATCCTATTGCCCCCAGCATGTCACGCTGCCTGTCACTGTCACCTTCTTTGATGTTTCTGAGCAAAATGCCCCGGCCCCCTTCCTG ACCTTATTTAACCCCAACCAGACTGTGGTGAAGATGTTCCTTGTGACTTTTGACTTCTCGGACATGCCTGCTGCCCATATGACCTTCCTGCGCCATCGCCTCTTTTTGGTGCCTGTGGGTGAGGAGGGAAATGCTAGCCCCACCTGCCGCCTCCTCTGCTACTTGTTGCACCTCAG GTTCCGGAGCTCCCGCTCAGGCCGCTTAAGCCTGCATGGAGACATCCGCCTGCTTTTTTCACGCCGGAGCCTGGAACTGGACACAGGGCTCCCCTACGAACTGCAGGCAGTGACTGAGTCCCCTCACAACCCACGTTATTCACCTTTGCCCTGA
- the FAM214B gene encoding protein FAM214B isoform X1 → MRHVQAEPSPSSEPEAGPSQPAVRQGALQGGLLMGYSPAGGATSPGVYQVSIFSPPAGASEPHRALKRPAPPTEVPRELKRGPGLGAREGLPPEEPSTVRLLGPEGPGLGLGVTSQHFCHHGLCVVEQGSSSTSPWTSGAQSPLCSPSNASCNSLHTRDWASPDPGVQGSLGESPGPAPLGQLHTFDTDLHSLAQIGGKSPVAGVGNGGNPWPRESPGTANGHSPEHTPPGPGPPGPCPTKRRLLPAGEALDVSSEDEGPAPRRRRGTLGHPPAANSSDAKATPFWSHLLPGPKEPVLDPTDCSPMGRRLKGARRLKLSSLRSLRKGPGLLSPPSASLVPTPAVSRTLLGNFEESLLRGRFAPSGHIEGFTAEIGASGSYCPQHVTLPVTVTFFDVSEQNAPAPFLGVVDLNPLGRKGYSVPKVGTIQVTLFNPNQTVVKMFLVTFDFSDMPAAHMTFLRHRLFLVPVGEEGNASPTCRLLCYLLHLRFRSSRSGRLSLHGDIRLLFSRRSLELDTGLPYELQAVTESPHNPRYSPLP, encoded by the exons ATGCGCCACGTGCAGGCGGAGCCGTCTCCATCCTCAGAACCAGAGGCTGGCCCTTCACAGCCTGCAGTCAGGCAGGGGGCTCTCCAGGGTGGCCTGCTCATGGGCTACAGCCCAGCAGGGGGGGCGACATCCCCCGGGGTCTACCAGGTATCCATCTTTTCCCCTCCAGCTGGTGCCTCTGAGCCTCATAGGGCCCTCAAACGGCCGGCCCCACCCACTGAGGTTCCCAGGGAGCTGAAGAGAGGTCCTGGGCTGGGGGCCAGAGAGGGACTACCCCCTGAAGAACCATCTACTGTGAGGCTACTAGGCCCAGAGGGACCGGGGCTGGGACTGGGTGTGACCAGCCAGCATTTCTGCCATCATGGCCTCTGTGTTGTGGAACAGGGAAGTAGCTCCACCTCACCTTGGACTTCAGGGGCCCAAAGTCCCCTCTGTTCCCCATCAAATGCTTCCTGCAACAGTTTGCACACCAGAGACTGGGCTTCCCCAGATCCAGGGGTACAGGGGTCCCTGGGGGAGTCTCCAGGGCCAGCCCCTCTGGGCCAGCTGCACACATTTGACACTGATTTGCACAGTCTTGCACAAATAGGGGGTAAGAGCCCAGTGGCTGGGGTGGGCAATGGGGGAAACCCCTGGCCTAGGGAGTCCCCTGGCACTGCCAATGGGCATAGTCCCGAGCACACACCCCCTGGCCCTGGACCTCCAGGCCCCTGCCCCACCAAGCGAAGGCTGCTTCCTGCTGGAGAAGCCCTAGATGTCAGCTCTGAGGATGAGGGGCCAGCCCCTCGGAGGCGCCGGGGAACCCTGGGCCACCCTCCTGCTGCCAACAGTTCTGATGCCAAAGCCACACCCTTCTGGAGCCATCTGCTGCCTGGGCCCAAGGAGCCTGTGCTG GACCCAACAGACTGCAGTCCCATGGGGCGGAGGCTGAAAGGTGCCCGTCGCCTGAAGCT GAGCTCCCTTCGAAGCCTCCGGAAGGGGCCAGGCCTGCTGAGCCCCCCCAGTGCCTCCCTTGTTCCTACCCCTGCCGTCAGCCGTACCCTGCTGGGCAACTTTGAG GAATCATTGCTGCGAGGACGCTTTGCACCATCTGGCCACATTGAGGGCTTTACGGCAGAGATTGGAGCTAGTGGATCCTATTGCCCCCAGCATGTCACGCTGCCTGTCACTGTCACCTTCTTTGATGTTTCTGAGCAAAATGCCCCGGCCCCCTTCCTG GGTGTCGTGGACCTGAACCCCCTGGGGAGGAAGGGTTACAGCGTGCCCAAGGTGGGCACCATCCAAGTG ACCTTATTTAACCCCAACCAGACTGTGGTGAAGATGTTCCTTGTGACTTTTGACTTCTCGGACATGCCTGCTGCCCATATGACCTTCCTGCGCCATCGCCTCTTTTTGGTGCCTGTGGGTGAGGAGGGAAATGCTAGCCCCACCTGCCGCCTCCTCTGCTACTTGTTGCACCTCAG GTTCCGGAGCTCCCGCTCAGGCCGCTTAAGCCTGCATGGAGACATCCGCCTGCTTTTTTCACGCCGGAGCCTGGAACTGGACACAGGGCTCCCCTACGAACTGCAGGCAGTGACTGAGTCCCCTCACAACCCACGTTATTCACCTTTGCCCTGA
- the STOML2 gene encoding stomatin-like protein 2, mitochondrial isoform X1 encodes MLARAARGTGALLLRGSVQASGRAPRRASSGLPRNTVVLFVPQQEAWVVERMGRFHRILEPGLNILIPVLDRIRYVQSLKEIVINVPEQSAVTLDNVTLQIDGVLYLRIMDPYKASYGVEDPEYAVTQLAQTTMRSELGKLSLDKVFRERESLNASIVDAINQAADCWGIRCLRYEIKDIHVPPRVKESMQMQVEAERRKRATVLESEGTRESAINVAEGKKQAQILASEAEKAEQINQAAGEASAVLAKAKAKAEAIRILAAALTQHNGDAAASLTVAEQYVSAFSKLAKDSNTILLPSNPGDVTSMVAQAMGVYGALTKAPVPGAQDSVSSGSSRDVQGTDGSLDEEFDRVKLS; translated from the exons ATGCTGGCGCGCGCGGCGCGGGGGACTGGGGCCCTTTTGCTGAGG GGCTCCGTACAGGCTTCTGGTCGTGCTCCGCGTCGCGCCTCCTCTGGATTGCCCCGAAACACCGTGGTATTGTTTGTGCCgcagcaggaggcctgggtggtgGAACGAATGGGCCGATTCCATCGGATCTTGGAGCCT GGCTTGAACATCCTCATCCCTGTGTTAGACCGGATCCGATATGTGCAGAGTCTCAAGGAAATTGTCATCAACGTGCCTGAGCAGTCGGCTGTGACTCTCG ACAATGTAACTCTGCAAATCGATGGAGTCCTTTATCTGCGAATCATGGACCCTTACAAG GCAAGCTATGGTGTAGAGGACCCTGAGTATGCTGTCACACAGCTAGCTCAGACAACCATGAGATCAGAGCTCGGCAAACTCTCTCTGGACAAAGTCTTCCGG GAGCGGGAGTCCTTGAATGCTAGCATTGTGGACGCCATCAATCAGGCTGCTGACTGCTGGGGCATTCGCTGCCTCCGTTATGAGATCAAGGATATCCACGTGCCACCCCGGGTGAAAGAGTCCATGCAGATGcag gtggaggcagagaggcgAAAACGGGCCACAGTTCTAGAGTCTGAGGGGACCCGAGAGTCAGCCATCAACGtggcagaggggaagaagcaggcacaGATCCTGGCCTCCGAGGCGGAAAAGGCTGAACAAATAAATCAGGCAGCAG gGGAGGCCAGTGCAGTTCTGGCCAAGGCCAAAGCTAAGGCTGAAGCTATTCGGATCCTGGCTGCAGCTCTGACACAACAT AATGGAGATGCAGCAGCCTCACTGACTGTGGCTGAGCAGTATGTCAGTGCGTTCTCCAAACTGGCTAAGGACTCCAACACTATTCTGCTGCCCTCCAACCCCGGCGATGTCACCAGTATGGTGGCCCAG GCCATGGGTGTATATGGGGCCCTCACCAAAGCCCCCGTGCCAGGGGCCCAGGACTCAGTCTCCAGCGGGAGCAGCAGAGATGTCCAGGGCACAGATGGAAGTCTTGATGAGGAATTTGATCGAGTCAAACTGAGTTAA
- the STOML2 gene encoding stomatin-like protein 2, mitochondrial isoform X2, which translates to MLARAARGTGALLLRGSVQASGRAPRRASSGLPRNTVVLFVPQQEAWVVERMGRFHRILEPGLNILIPVLDRIRYVQSLKEIVINVPEQSAVTLDNVTLQIDGVLYLRIMDPYKASYGVEDPEYAVTQLAQTTMRSELGKLSLDKVFRERESLNASIVDAINQAADCWGIRCLRYEIKDIHVPPRVKESMQMQVEAERRKRATVLESEGTRESAINVAEGKKQAQILASEAEKAEQINQAAGEASAVLAKAKAKAEAIRILAAALTQHAMGVYGALTKAPVPGAQDSVSSGSSRDVQGTDGSLDEEFDRVKLS; encoded by the exons ATGCTGGCGCGCGCGGCGCGGGGGACTGGGGCCCTTTTGCTGAGG GGCTCCGTACAGGCTTCTGGTCGTGCTCCGCGTCGCGCCTCCTCTGGATTGCCCCGAAACACCGTGGTATTGTTTGTGCCgcagcaggaggcctgggtggtgGAACGAATGGGCCGATTCCATCGGATCTTGGAGCCT GGCTTGAACATCCTCATCCCTGTGTTAGACCGGATCCGATATGTGCAGAGTCTCAAGGAAATTGTCATCAACGTGCCTGAGCAGTCGGCTGTGACTCTCG ACAATGTAACTCTGCAAATCGATGGAGTCCTTTATCTGCGAATCATGGACCCTTACAAG GCAAGCTATGGTGTAGAGGACCCTGAGTATGCTGTCACACAGCTAGCTCAGACAACCATGAGATCAGAGCTCGGCAAACTCTCTCTGGACAAAGTCTTCCGG GAGCGGGAGTCCTTGAATGCTAGCATTGTGGACGCCATCAATCAGGCTGCTGACTGCTGGGGCATTCGCTGCCTCCGTTATGAGATCAAGGATATCCACGTGCCACCCCGGGTGAAAGAGTCCATGCAGATGcag gtggaggcagagaggcgAAAACGGGCCACAGTTCTAGAGTCTGAGGGGACCCGAGAGTCAGCCATCAACGtggcagaggggaagaagcaggcacaGATCCTGGCCTCCGAGGCGGAAAAGGCTGAACAAATAAATCAGGCAGCAG gGGAGGCCAGTGCAGTTCTGGCCAAGGCCAAAGCTAAGGCTGAAGCTATTCGGATCCTGGCTGCAGCTCTGACACAACAT GCCATGGGTGTATATGGGGCCCTCACCAAAGCCCCCGTGCCAGGGGCCCAGGACTCAGTCTCCAGCGGGAGCAGCAGAGATGTCCAGGGCACAGATGGAAGTCTTGATGAGGAATTTGATCGAGTCAAACTGAGTTAA